One Pleurocapsa sp. PCC 7327 DNA segment encodes these proteins:
- a CDS encoding SBBP repeat-containing protein has product MDEELNLLVSLFTPVSDLAFAEPDERLEATFGRRGNDTIYAFSRNSTPPSQNIDLLFGDLFDNSPAEFEIIINIQNTGQGGNPFLILERNIPSVGRDRHILGDSTGAYYLGDPNTLTTTNLFGTNEFAFIYDFDPSQDRIQLNGSAQDYVLLELEGLQIEGIQQPFAGEAIFSLRQGVPDLVGFVLSKPEVDLSLTANYFQYVGNQPPKKPAQRRAEQLGGPGVDLGLDTATDPAGNVYVTGTTTGTIQSGTSPVGASDFWVAKYDRNGNQTFIRQFGTSESEAVLDVATDSAGNIYLAGSTQGNLFGPLQSSQDAWIAKYDPNGNLLWGRQFGANLTSGFANGANALDVDAQGNVTAVGLGIKNNDRQDILQFAVQDDTWVARFDTNGNQQWFNPAVRAPGATFPFDISPFFDEAYDVAADANGNAYVVGWTQGLVREADPSRNLSKYDVFLAKLDPNGQVQWLQQLGSQDQGLEFPWGVDVDSQGNVYATGWTTGNFQAGSQANPAYDIWLARFNPADGTPTWIRQFGTPGDDGSYLADMDISAQDAIYISGYTNDRISGRGRNRGENDAWVARFDTAGNNQWIQQFGSAGTDYATGVSVDNSTGRVNVTGFTDGPLGRTNTEAVDAWFVQLDARRGRLQRVTGSARERIAGDESGTAPIQAPQIAPSEQLPAGDNRINPSEGVPGGGTVDPRRVEAGLVSLFDASATNSVSGVLGNAVRDDFANFLNPSGTPAPAPTPAPADAVVA; this is encoded by the coding sequence ATGGATGAAGAATTAAACTTACTTGTCTCATTATTCACGCCTGTCAGCGACTTAGCTTTCGCAGAACCCGATGAGAGGTTGGAAGCAACTTTCGGTCGCCGTGGCAACGATACCATATATGCCTTTTCGCGCAACTCAACTCCTCCATCCCAAAATATAGATTTACTTTTCGGAGACCTATTTGACAACTCTCCAGCAGAGTTTGAAATTATTATTAATATCCAGAATACCGGGCAAGGGGGGAATCCCTTTCTCATTTTAGAAAGGAATATTCCCTCAGTAGGACGAGACAGACACATTCTCGGAGATAGCACCGGAGCTTACTATTTAGGCGACCCGAATACCCTAACTACTACGAATCTGTTCGGAACTAATGAGTTCGCATTCATATACGATTTCGATCCCTCTCAGGACAGGATACAGCTAAACGGCTCTGCGCAAGATTATGTCTTGTTAGAACTGGAAGGATTGCAGATCGAGGGAATCCAACAACCATTTGCTGGCGAGGCGATCTTTTCGCTCAGACAGGGAGTGCCCGACCTCGTCGGCTTCGTACTCTCAAAACCTGAAGTCGATTTAAGTCTGACAGCAAACTATTTTCAGTACGTGGGCAACCAACCGCCCAAAAAACCAGCGCAAAGGAGAGCCGAGCAATTAGGGGGTCCTGGCGTCGATCTTGGGCTCGATACGGCTACCGATCCTGCGGGCAATGTCTACGTCACCGGAACGACCACTGGGACTATTCAAAGTGGAACCAGTCCCGTGGGTGCATCGGATTTCTGGGTAGCCAAGTACGACAGAAATGGTAACCAGACATTCATTCGACAGTTCGGAACTTCCGAGAGTGAAGCGGTCTTGGATGTCGCTACGGACAGTGCCGGAAACATCTATCTGGCGGGATCGACACAGGGCAATCTGTTTGGTCCGCTGCAATCGTCTCAGGATGCTTGGATAGCCAAGTACGATCCCAATGGCAATCTGTTGTGGGGTCGGCAGTTTGGCGCTAATCTAACTAGCGGTTTTGCGAATGGTGCAAATGCCCTCGATGTAGACGCACAGGGAAATGTCACTGCGGTGGGATTGGGAATCAAAAACAACGACCGACAAGACATCTTACAATTTGCCGTTCAGGATGATACTTGGGTGGCTAGATTCGATACCAATGGCAACCAGCAGTGGTTTAACCCAGCGGTTAGAGCGCCAGGAGCGACTTTTCCTTTTGACATATCTCCCTTTTTTGACGAAGCCTATGACGTTGCCGCCGATGCGAATGGCAATGCCTACGTGGTAGGGTGGACTCAGGGTTTAGTTCGAGAAGCAGATCCCTCTCGAAATCTGTCAAAGTACGATGTTTTTTTGGCGAAGCTCGATCCCAACGGTCAGGTGCAGTGGCTTCAACAATTGGGAAGTCAAGATCAAGGTCTTGAATTTCCTTGGGGAGTTGACGTTGACAGCCAAGGCAATGTCTACGCGACTGGATGGACGACAGGCAATTTTCAGGCGGGTAGCCAAGCCAATCCTGCTTACGATATCTGGCTTGCCAGATTTAACCCAGCAGATGGCACTCCGACGTGGATCCGACAGTTTGGCACTCCAGGCGATGATGGCTCCTATTTAGCTGACATGGACATTAGCGCACAAGATGCTATCTATATATCCGGATATACGAACGATAGGATTAGCGGACGCGGCAGAAATAGAGGGGAAAATGATGCCTGGGTGGCGAGGTTCGACACGGCAGGCAACAACCAGTGGATTCAACAGTTCGGAAGCGCAGGAACCGACTACGCGACAGGTGTTAGTGTAGACAACAGTACCGGAAGAGTAAATGTGACTGGTTTTACCGATGGTCCTTTGGGGAGAACCAATACTGAAGCGGTAGATGCCTGGTTCGTTCAGCTTGACGCTAGGCGAGGAAGATTGCAAAGGGTGACTGGCTCTGCAAGGGAGAGAATCGCTGGCGACGAGTCGGGTACAGCGCCCATCCAGGCTCCCCAGATCGCTCCTAGCGAGCAACTTCCCGCTGGCGACAATCGCATTAATCCCAGTGAAGGGGTTCCCGGCGGTGGTACGGTAGATCCACGGCGAGTTGAAGCTGGGCTTGTCAGCCTCTTCGATGCCAGTGCGACCAACAGTGTCTCTGGAGTTTTAGGTAATGCGGTTAGAGATGATTTTGCTAACTTCCTCAATCCCAGCGGCACTCCGGCTCCAGCTCCTACTCCCGCTCCAGCCGATGCTGTAGTAGCGTAG
- a CDS encoding efflux RND transporter periplasmic adaptor subunit, translating into MTRILLVDDQALLCEVLQTWLEAEEDFQVVGRADNGETAIAQVEKLEPDIVLMDIEMPKMNGITATQIISERFPRTKVLVLSAFEDEAYLVQSLQAGAQGYLLKNTQAAELAHTIRFVDRGHNQIDPRLLKKIVTQVPIATEVAARSLPESALLHQPQKSAPEMLLEVEGRDVRGGTAVELLNPPSYQEFIPEPTSPLPNSKRESSDNHHTLNQRKNIWEAFRVEKLTKNQKINAFALLGCVAILLMLGSSIFPRNREARAPEPKQPRSSSILPVKAIAVEPVNSYRESRFYTGTVTARRTSELGFELSGQLTRIVVDEGSHVKAGTPLAYLDSQRLETSRRELLARRAQAVAQLKEMQAGSRPEIIAAARALVRDLSQQLELARQKSQRREMLYTEGAISREQRDEALNEQAVLQARRERAQSQLDELLAGTRPERIEAQQSLIQQYDAIIARIQLQLQKNILKAPFSATVSRRLADEGTVVSAGQAVLRLVENKAPEVRIGVPATVAARISPGSHQQLQIGQKNYQAKVSSILPELDASTRTLTVVLTLDESIGTEVSPGQIARLKLDEIVRDSGYWLPITALVKGTRGLWSCYVLSEPVKSEDGNAFLVEQRDVEVLHTESDRVLVRGTLQSGDRVILSGTHRLVPGQLVRSLP; encoded by the coding sequence ATGACACGGATTTTACTGGTAGACGACCAGGCTCTCCTGTGCGAAGTGTTGCAAACTTGGCTGGAGGCTGAGGAAGATTTTCAAGTCGTGGGACGCGCTGACAACGGAGAAACTGCGATCGCGCAGGTAGAAAAGCTAGAACCCGATATTGTTCTCATGGATATCGAGATGCCAAAAATGAATGGCATCACGGCAACGCAGATTATCTCTGAGCGCTTTCCCCGTACCAAAGTTCTCGTCCTCAGCGCTTTCGAGGATGAAGCGTATTTAGTTCAGTCCCTGCAAGCAGGGGCACAGGGCTATTTACTTAAAAATACTCAGGCAGCAGAGTTAGCCCATACCATTCGTTTTGTCGATCGCGGACATAACCAGATCGATCCGAGGCTGCTCAAAAAAATTGTCACCCAAGTACCGATTGCAACAGAAGTAGCGGCGCGATCGCTCCCAGAGTCAGCGTTACTGCACCAACCCCAAAAATCAGCTCCAGAAATGTTGTTGGAAGTTGAGGGGCGCGACGTTCGGGGCGGTACGGCGGTTGAATTGTTAAATCCTCCATCGTATCAAGAATTCATTCCAGAACCAACGTCCCCTCTTCCAAACAGCAAGCGAGAAAGCTCCGATAACCACCATACACTCAACCAGAGAAAAAACATTTGGGAGGCTTTTAGAGTTGAAAAATTAACTAAAAACCAGAAAATTAACGCATTTGCCTTATTGGGATGCGTGGCTATCCTATTGATGCTAGGTTCTTCAATTTTTCCGAGAAATCGCGAGGCTCGCGCTCCGGAACCCAAGCAACCTCGTTCGAGCAGCATACTCCCCGTTAAAGCGATCGCTGTCGAGCCAGTCAATTCCTATCGAGAATCGCGCTTTTATACGGGCACGGTTACAGCTCGCCGTACTAGCGAACTGGGATTCGAGCTGTCGGGGCAGCTAACTCGCATCGTCGTCGATGAAGGATCTCACGTCAAGGCTGGAACCCCTCTGGCTTATCTAGATTCTCAACGGTTAGAAACCTCCCGTCGCGAATTACTTGCCCGGCGTGCCCAAGCTGTCGCTCAGCTCAAAGAAATGCAAGCGGGTTCCCGCCCCGAAATCATTGCTGCCGCACGGGCATTGGTGCGGGATTTGAGCCAACAACTAGAACTTGCCCGCCAAAAAAGTCAGCGGCGAGAAATGCTTTACACAGAAGGAGCGATTTCCCGCGAGCAACGCGACGAGGCGCTTAACGAGCAAGCCGTCCTGCAAGCCCGCCGAGAGCGAGCGCAAAGCCAGCTAGATGAGTTGTTGGCTGGGACGCGCCCCGAACGGATTGAAGCCCAACAATCTCTAATCCAACAATATGATGCCATCATTGCCAGAATTCAACTTCAGTTGCAAAAAAACATTCTCAAAGCTCCTTTTAGTGCTACAGTCTCTCGCCGACTGGCGGACGAAGGAACCGTCGTCTCTGCCGGACAGGCAGTGCTGCGCTTAGTAGAAAATAAAGCGCCAGAAGTCCGCATCGGCGTTCCCGCAACCGTCGCCGCCCGAATTTCCCCAGGCAGCCACCAACAGCTACAAATCGGACAAAAAAACTATCAGGCAAAAGTCTCGTCAATTTTACCGGAACTTGACGCTAGTACTCGGACTTTAACGGTAGTTCTGACTTTAGATGAATCGATAGGAACAGAAGTTTCGCCGGGACAAATAGCTAGACTAAAGTTAGACGAGATCGTTCGCGACTCTGGATACTGGCTGCCCATCACCGCCTTAGTCAAAGGGACGCGCGGATTGTGGTCTTGCTACGTCTTGAGCGAACCAGTCAAATCGGAAGACGGGAATGCATTTCTCGTCGAACAAAGAGATGTGGAAGTCTTACATACAGAAAGCGATCGCGTCCTGGTGCGCGGCACTCTCCAAAGTGGCGATCGCGTTATTCTCAGCGGCACCCATCGCCTCGTCCCCGGACAGTTGGTGCGCTCCTTGCCTTAG